The Vanessa atalanta chromosome 12, ilVanAtal1.2, whole genome shotgun sequence nucleotide sequence CGCATGTCACATTTTCTGGCCAGTCGCAAATTCGTTTATAAGGATTGTAGAGAAGGTTATCAGGGCAGCTCAATGCAACGGGTTTTCCATTGGAACATAAATAGAACTGGTTGCAGTTTTCGTGTGCGATTAAGACTCCATCAGAACCGTCCTGGGCGCAAATCGAAGGTGCTTCACCGGGATTGCAGTTGCAAGTTCCATCATTGTCATCACTATCGCCGTCGCCATCTCCACCACCTCCGCCGCCTCCGCCACCTCCACCGCCTCCGCCTCCTCCGCCGCCTCCGCCGCCTCCACCGCCTCCACCGCCTCCACCGCCTCCACCGCCTCCATCATTGTCATTGTCATCACATTCTGGAATAACTCTGTCTCCACAATCGACATTCTCGGGCCAATCACATATTCTCTTGTGAGGGTTGTAGAGAAGGTTTCCAGAACAATTCATTGTAACGGGTTTGCCATTGGAGCATTTGTAGAATTGATTGCAGTTTTCGTGTGCGATTAAGACTCCATCCGAACCGTCCTGAGCGCAAATCGAAGGGGCTTCACCGGGATTGCAGTTGCAAGTTCCATCATTGTCATCACTACCGCCGTCGCCATCTCCACCACCTCCGCCGCCTCCGCCACCTCCACCGCCTCCTCCGCCGTCTCCGCCGCCTCCCCCGCCTCCACCACCTCCACCGCCTCCGCCGTTGTCATTGTCATCACATTCTGGAATTACTCTATCTCCACAATCGACATTCTCGGGCCAATCGCATATTCTCCTGTGAGGGTTGTAGAGAAGGTTGCCGGGACAGTTCATTGCAACGGGTTTGCCATTGAAGCATTTGTAGAATTGGTTGCAGTTTTCGTGTGCGATTAAGACTCCATCCGAACCGTCCTGAGCGCAAATCGAAGGTGCTTCACCGGGATTGCAGTTGCAAGTTCCATCATTGTCATCAGTACCGCCGTCGCCATCTCCACCACCTCCACCACCTCCGCCACCTCCACCGCCTCCGCCTCCTCCGCCGCCTCCGCCGCCTCCGCCGCCTCCGCCACCTCCACCGCCTCCGCCGTTGTCATTGTCATCACATTCTGGAATTACTCTGTCTCCACAATCGACATTCTCGGGCCAATCACATATTCTCTTGTGAGGGTTGTAGAGAAGGTTTCCAGGACAATTCATTGTAACGGGTTTGCCATTGGAGCATTTGTAGAATTGATTGCAGTTTTCGTGTGCGATTAAGACACCATCAGAACCGTCCTGAGCGCAAATCGAAGGTGCTTCACCGGGATTGCAGTTGCAAGTTCCATCATTGTCATCACTACCGCCGTCGCCATCTCCACCACCTCCGCCGCCTCCGCCACCTCCACCGCCTCCGCCTCCTCCGCCGCCTCCGCCTCCTCCGCCGCCTCCACCACCTCCACCGCCTCCGCCGTTGTCATTGTCATCACATTCTGGAATTACTCTGTCTCCACAATCGACATTCTCGGGCCAATCACATATTCTCTTGTGAGGGTTGTAGAGAAGGTTTCCAGGACAATTCATTGTAACGGGTTTGCCATTGGAGCATTTGTAGAATTGATTGCAGTTTTCGTGTGCGATTAAGACACCATCAGAACCGTCCTGAGCGCAAATCGAAGGTGCTTCACCGGGATTGCAGTTGCAAGTTCCATCATTGTCATCACTACCGCCGTCGCCATCTCCACCACCTCCACCGCCTCCGCCACCTCCACCGCCTCCGCCTCCTCCGCCGCCTCCACCTCCTCCGCCGCCTCCACCACCTCCACCGCCTCCGCCGTTGTCATTGTCATCACATTCTGGAATTACTCTGTCTCCACAATCGACATTCTCGGGCCAATCACATATTCTCTTGTGAGGGTTGTAGAGAAGGTTGCCGGGACAGTTCATTGCAACGGGTTTGCCATTGAAACATTTGTAGAATTGGTTGCAGTTTTCGTGTGCGATTAAGACTCCGTCAGAACCGTCCTGAGCGCAAATCGAAGGTGCTTCACCGGGATTGCAGTTGCAAGTTCCATCATTGTCATCACTACCGCCGTCGCCATCTCCACCACCTCCACCGCCTCCGCCACCTCCACCGCCTCCGCCTCCTCCGCCGCCTCCACCTCCTCCGCCGCCTCCACCACCTCCACCGCCTCCGCCGTTGTCATTGTCATCACATTCTGGAATTACTCTGTCTCCACAATCGACATTCTCGGGCCAATCACATATTCTCTTGTGAGGGTTGTAGAGAAGGTTGCCGGGACAGTTCATTGCAACGGGTTTGCCATTGAAACATTTGTAGAATTGGTTGCAGTTTTCGTGTGCGATTAAGACTCCGTCAGAACCGTCCTGAGCGCAAATCGAAGGTGCTTCACCGGGATTGCAGTTGCAAGTTCCATTATTGTCATCACTACCGCCCTCGCCATCTCCACCACCTCCGCCGCCTCCGCCACCTCCGCCGCCTCCGCCACCTCCACCTCCTCCGCCTCCTCCACCGCCTCCGCCGCCTCCGCCGCCTCCACCACCTCCACCGCCTCCGCCGTTGTCATTGTCATCACATTCTGGAATTACTCTGTCTCCACAATCGACATTCTCGGGCCAATCACATATTCTCTTGAGAGGGTTGTAGAGAAGGTTGCTGGGACAGTTCATTGCAACGGGTTTGCCATTGAAACATTTGTAGAATTGGTTGCAGTTTTCGTGTGCGATTAAGACTCCGTCAGAACCGTCCTGAGCGCAAATCGAAGGTGCTTCACCGGGATTGCAGTTGCAAGTTCCATTATTGTCATCACTACCGCCGTCGCCATCTCCACCACCTCCGCCGCCTCCGCCACCTCCACCTCCTCCGCCTCCTCCACCGCCTCCGCCGCCTCCGCCGCCTCCACCACCTCCACCGCCTCCGCCGTTGTCATTGTCATCACATTCTGGAATTACTCTGTCTCCACAATCGACATTCTCGGGCCAATCACATATTCTTTTGTGAGGGTTGTAGAGAAGGTTGCCAGGACAGTTCATTGTTACGGGTTGGCCACTGGAGCATATGTAGAATTGGTTGCAGTTTTCGTGTGCGATTAAGACTCCATCAGAACCGTCCTGAGCGCAAATCGAAGGTGCTTCACCAGGATTGCAGTTGCAAGTTCCATCATTTTCATCACTACCGCCCTCGCCATCTCCGCCACCTCCACCGCCTCCGCCTCCTCCACCTCCTCCGCCGCCTCCGCCACCTCCACCGCCTCCGCCGCCTCCACCACCTCCACCGCCTCCGCCGTTGTCATTGTCATCACATTCTGGAATTACTCTATCTCCACAATCGACATTCTCGGGCCAATCACATATTCTCTTGTGAGGGTTGTAGAGAAGGTTGCCAGGACAGTTCATTGTTACGGGTTGGCCATTGGAGCATATGTAAAATTGGTTACAGTTTTCGTGTGCGATTAAGACTCCATCCGAACCGTCCTGAGCGCAAATCGAAGGTGCTTCACCGGGATTGCAGTTGCAAGTTCCATCATTGTCATCACTACCGCCGTCGCCATCTCCACCACCTCCGCCACCTCCACCGCCTCCGCCTCCTCCGCCGCCTCCGCCGCCTCCGCCGCCTCCGCCACCTCCACCGCCTCCGCCGTTGTCATTGTCATCACATTCTGGAATTACTCTGTCTCCACAATCGACATTCTCGGGCCAATCACATATTCTCTTGTGAGGGTTGTAGAGAAGGTTTCCAGGACAATTCATTGTAACGGGTTTGCCATTGGAGCATTTGTAGAATTGATTGCAGTTTTCGTGTGCGATTAAGACTCCATCCGAACCGTCCTGAGCGCAAATCGAAGGTGCTTCACCGGGATTGCAGTTGCAAGTTCCATCATTGTCATCACTACCGCCGTCGCCATCTCCACCACCTCCGCCACCTCCACCGCCTCCGCCTCCTCCGCCGCCTCCGCCACCTCCACCGCCTCCGCCGTTGCCATTGTCATCACATTCTGGAATTACTCTGTCTCCACAATCGACATTCTCGGGCCAATCACATATTCTCTTGTGAGGGTTGTAGAGAAGGTTTCCAGGACAATTCATTGTAACGGGTTTGCCATTGGAGCATTTGTAGAATTGATTGCAGTTTTCGTGTGCGATTAAGACTCCATCCGAACCGTCCTGAGCGCAAA carries:
- the LOC125067862 gene encoding uncharacterized PE-PGRS family protein PE_PGRS54-like isoform X47; the protein is MKVAALLLVCAISLAQGKDIELNENGCPIDHNIEKLYPHENCNKFYQCTHGDLVEKKCASNLFFDVEKQECDWSETVDCGDRVIPDEKEDEDCDETEGENNDNNGTCNCNPAEAPNICSREGSDGVLIAHENCNQFYKCFNGKPVTISCPGNLLYNPHKRICDWPENVDCGDRVIPECDDNDNGGGGGGGGDGDGGSDDNDGTCNCNPGEAPSICAQDGSDGVLIAHENCNQFYKCFNGKPVAMNCPGNLLYNPHKGICDWPENVDCGDRVIPECDDNDGTCNCNPGEAPSICAQDGSDGVLIAHENCNQFYKCFNGKPVAMNCPGNLLYNPHKGICDWPENVDCGDRVIPECDDNDNGGGGGGGGGGGGGGDGGDGDGGSDDNDGTCNCNPGEAPSICAQDGSDGVLIAHENCNQFYKCFNGKPVAMNCPGNLLYNPHKRICDWPENVDCGDRVIPECDDNDNGGGGGGGGGGGGGGGGGDGDGGSDDNDGTCNCNPGEAPSICAQDGSDGVLIAHENCNQFYKCSNGKPVTMNCPGNLLYNPHKRICDWPENVDCGDRVIPECDDNDNGGGGGDGDGGSDDNDGTCNCNPGEAPSICAQDGSDGVLIAHENCNQFYKCFNGKPVAMNCPGNLLYNPHKRICDWPENVDCGDRVIPECDDNDNGGGGGGGGDGDGGSDDNDGTCNCNPGEAPSICAQDGSDGVLIAHENCNQFYKCSNGKPVTMNCPGNLLYNPHKRICDWPENVDCGDRVIPECDDNDNGGGGGDGDGGTDDNDGTCNCNPGEAPSICAQDGSDGVLIAHENCNQFYKCSNGKPVTMNCPGNLLYNPHKRICDWPENVDCGDRVIPECDDNDNGGGGGDGDGGTDDNDGTCNCNPGEAPSICAQDGSDGVLIAHENCNQFYKCSNGKPVTMNCPGNLLYNPHKRICDWPENVDCGDRVIPECDDNGNGGGGGGGGDGDGGSDDNDGTCNCNPGEAPSICAQDGSDGVLIAHENCNQFYKCSNGKPVTMNCPGNLLYNPHKRICDWPENVDCGDRVIPECDDNDNGGGGGGGGGGGGGGGGGGGGGGGGGGDGDGGSDDNNGTCNCNPGEAPSICAQDGSDGVLIAHENCNQFYKCFNGKPVAMNCPSNLLYNPLKRICDWPENVDCGDRVIPECDDNDNGGGGGGGGGGGGGGGGGGGGGGGGGGDGEGGSDDNNGTCNCNPGEAPSICAQDGSDGVLIAHENCNQFYKCFNGKPVAMNCPGNLLYNPHKRICDWPENVDCGDRVIPECDDNDNGGGGGGGGGGGGGGGGGGGGGGGGGGGGGGGGDGDGGSDDNDGTCNCNPGEAPSICAQDGSDGVLIAHENCNQFYKCFNGKPVAMNCPGNLLYNPHKRICDWPENVDCGDRVIPECDDNDNGGGGGGGGGGGGGGGGGGGGGGGGGGGGGGGGDGDGGSDDNDGTCNCNPGEAPSICAQDGSDGVLIAHENCNQFYKCSNGKPVTMNCPGNLLYNPHKRICDWPENVDCGDRVIPECDDNDNGGGGGGGGGGGGGGGGGDGDGGSDDNDGTCNCNPGEAPSICAQDGSDGVLIAHENCNQFYKCSNGKPVTMNCPGNLLYNPHKRICDWPENVDCGDRVIPECDDNDNGGGGGGGGDGDGGTDDNDGTCNCNPGEAPSICAQDGSDGVLIAHENCNQFYKCFNGKPVAMNCPGNLLYNPHRRICDWPENVDCGDRVIPECDDNDNGGGGGGGGGGGDGDGGSDDNDGTCNCNPGEAPSICAQDGSDGVLIAHENCNQFYKCSNGKPVTMNCSGNLLYNPHKRICDWPENVDCGDRVIPECDDNDNGDGDSDDNDGTCNCNPGEAPSICAQDGSDGVLIAHENCNQFYLCSNGKPVALSCPDNLLYNPYKRICDWPENVTCGDRVMPESNKNDSCNCNPRAAQKICDTANSDGALIAHENCHQFYKCSFGSPIAFSCPAGLYYNPHKEICDWPVNVECGDRIESLSVSLNKHLDAGRLRPIRI
- the LOC125067862 gene encoding uncharacterized PE-PGRS family protein PE_PGRS54-like isoform X46, whose product is MKVAALLLVCAISLAQGKDIELNENGCPIDHNIEKLYPHENCNKFYQCTHGDLVEKKCASNLFFDVEKQECDWSETVDCGDRVIPDEKEDEDCDETEGENNDNNGTCNCNPAEAPNICSREGSDGVLIAHENCNQFYKCFNGKPVTISCPGNLLYNPHKRICDWPENVDCGDRVIPECDDNDNGGGGGGGGDGDGGSDDNDGTCNCNPGEAPSICAQDGSDGVLIAHENCNQFYKCFNGKPVAMNCPGNLLYNPHKGICDWPENVDCGDRVIPECDDNDGTCNCNPGEAPSICAQDGSDGVLIAHENCNQFYKCFNGKPVAMNCPGNLLYNPHKGICDWPENVDCGDRVIPECDDNDNGGGGGGGGGGGGGGDGGDGDGGSDDNDGTCNCNPGEAPSICAQDGSDGVLIAHENCNQFYKCFNGKPVAMNCPGNLLYNPHKRICDWPENVDCGDRVIPECDDNDNGGGGGGGGGGGGGGGGGDGDGGSDDNDGTCNCNPGEAPSICAQDGSDGVLIAHENCNQFYKCSNGKPVTMNCPGNLLYNPHKRICDWPENVDCGDRVIPECDDNDNGGGGGDGDGGSDDNDGTCNCNPGEAPSICAQDGSDGVLIAHENCNQFYKCFNGKPVAMNCPGNLLYNPHKRICDWPENVDCGDRVIPECDDNDNGGGGGGGGDGDGGSDDNDGTCNCNPGEAPSICAQDGSDGVLIAHENCNQFYKCSNGKPVTMNCPGNLLYNPHKRICDWPENVDCGDRVIPECDDNDNGGGGGDGDGGTDDNDGTCNCNPGEAPSICAQDGSDGVLIAHENCNQFYKCSNGKPVTMNCPGNLLYNPHKRICDWPENVDCGDRVIPECDDNDNGGGGGDGDGGTDDNDGTCNCNPGEAPSICAQDGSDGVLIAHENCNQFYKCSNGKPVTMNCPGNLLYNPHKRICDWPENVDCGDRVIPECDDNGNGGGGGGGGDGDGGSDDNDGTCNCNPGEAPSICAQDGSDGVLIAHENCNQFYKCSNGKPVTMNCPGNLLYNPHKRICDWPENVDCGDRVIPECDDNDNGGGGGGGGGGGGGGGGGGGGGGGGGGGGGDGDGGSDDNNGTCNCNPGEAPSICAQDGSDGVLIAHENCNQFYKCFNGKPVAMNCPSNLLYNPLKRICDWPENVDCGDRVIPECDDNDNGGGGGGGGGGGGGGGGGGGGGGGGGGDGEGGSDDNNGTCNCNPGEAPSICAQDGSDGVLIAHENCNQFYKCFNGKPVAMNCPGNLLYNPHKRICDWPENVDCGDRVIPECDDNDNGGGGGGGGGGGGGGGGGGGGGGGGGGGGGGGGDGDGGSDDNDGTCNCNPGEAPSICAQDGSDGVLIAHENCNQFYKCFNGKPVAMNCPGNLLYNPHKRICDWPENVDCGDRVIPECDDNDNGGGGGGGGGGGGGGGGGGGGGGGGGGGGGGGGDGDGGSDDNDGTCNCNPGEAPSICAQDGSDGVLIAHENCNQFYKCSNGKPVTMNCPGNLLYNPHKRICDWPENVDCGDRVIPECDDNDNGGGGGGGGGGGGGGGGGDGDGGSDDNDGTCNCNPGEAPSICAQDGSDGVLIAHENCNQFYKCSNGKPVTMNCPGNLLYNPHKRICDWPENVDCGDRVIPECDDNDNGGGGGGGGDGDGGTDDNDGTCNCNPGEAPSICAQDGSDGVLIAHENCNQFYKCFNGKPVAMNCPGNLLYNPHRRICDWPENVDCGDRVIPECDDNDNGGGGGGGGGGGDGDGGSDDNDGTCNCNPGEAPSICAQDGSDGVLIAHENCNQFYKCSNGKPVTMNCSGNLLYNPHKRICDWPENVDCGDRVIPECDDNDNGDGDSDDNDGTCNCNPGEAPSICAQDGSDGVLIAHENCNQFYLCSNGKPVALSCPDNLLYNPYKRICDWPENVTCGDRVMPESNKNDSCNCNPRAAQKICDTANSDGALIAHENCHQFYKCSFGSPIAFSCPAGLYYNPHKEICDWPVNVECGDRIESLSVSLNKHLDAGRLRPIRI
- the LOC125067862 gene encoding uncharacterized PE-PGRS family protein PE_PGRS54-like isoform X43 codes for the protein MKVAALLLVCAISLAQGKDIELNENGCPIDHNIEKLYPHENCNKFYQCTHGDLVEKKCASNLFFDVEKQECDWSETVDCGDRVIPDEKEDEDCDETEGENNDNNGTCNCNPAEAPNICSREGSDGVLIAHENCNQFYKCFNGKPVTISCPGNLLYNPHKRICDWPENVDCGDRVIPECDDNDNGGGGGGGGDGDGGSDDNDGTCNCNPGEAPSICAQDGSDGVLIAHENCNQFYKCFNGKPVAMNCPGNLLYNPHKGICDWPENVDCGDRVIPECDDNDGTCNCNPGEAPSICAQDGSDGVLIAHENCNQFYKCFNGKPVAMNCPGNLLYNPHKGICDWPENVDCGDRVIPECDDNDNGGGGGGGGGGGGGGDGGDGDGGSDDNDGTCNCNPGEAPSICAQDGSDGVLIAHENCNQFYKCFNGKPVAMNCPGNLLYNPHKRICDWPENVDCGDRVIPECDDNDNGGGGGGGGGGGGGGGGGDGDGGSDDNDGTCNCNPGEAPSICAQDGSDGVLIAHENCNQFYKCSNGKPVTMNCPGNLLYNPHKRICDWPENVDCGDRVIPECDDNDNGGGGGDGDGGSDDNDGTCNCNPGEAPSICAQDGSDGVLIAHENCNQFYKCFNGKPVAMNCPGNLLYNPHKRICDWPENVDCGDRVIPECDDNDNGGGGGGGGDGDGGSDDNDGTCNCNPGEAPSICAQDGSDGVLIAHENCNQFYKCSNGKPVTMNCPGNLLYNPHKRICDWPENVDCGDRVIPECDDNDNGGGGGDGDGGTDDNDGTCNCNPGEAPSICAQDGSDGVLIAHENCNQFYKCSNGKPVTMNCPGNLLYNPHKRICDWPENVDCGDRVIPECDDNDNGGGGGDGDGGTDDNDGTCNCNPGEAPSICAQDGSDGVLIAHENCNQFYKCSNGKPVTMNCPGNLLYNPHKRICDWPENVDCGDRVIPECDDNGNGGGGGGGGDGDGGSDDNDGTCNCNPGEAPSICAQDGSDGVLIAHENCNQFYKCSNGKPVTMNCPGNLLYNPHKRICDWPENVDCGDRVIPECDDNDNGGGGGGGGGGGGGGGGGGGGGGGGGGGGGGGGGGGGGGDGDGGSDDNNGTCNCNPGEAPSICAQDGSDGVLIAHENCNQFYKCFNGKPVAMNCPSNLLYNPLKRICDWPENVDCGDRVIPECDDNDNGGGGGGGGGGGGGGGGGGGGGGGGGGDGEGGSDDNNGTCNCNPGEAPSICAQDGSDGVLIAHENCNQFYKCFNGKPVAMNCPGNLLYNPHKRICDWPENVDCGDRVIPECDDNDNGGGGGGGGGGGGGGGGGGGGGGGGGGGGGGGGDGDGGSDDNDGTCNCNPGEAPSICAQDGSDGVLIAHENCNQFYKCFNGKPVAMNCPGNLLYNPHKRICDWPENVDCGDRVIPECDDNDNGGGGGGGGGGGGGGGGGGGGGGGGGGGGGGGGDGDGGSDDNDGTCNCNPGEAPSICAQDGSDGVLIAHENCNQFYKCSNGKPVTMNCPGNLLYNPHKRICDWPENVDCGDRVIPECDDNDNGGGGGGGGGGGGGGGGGDGDGGSDDNDGTCNCNPGEAPSICAQDGSDGVLIAHENCNQFYKCSNGKPVTMNCPGNLLYNPHKRICDWPENVDCGDRVIPECDDNDNGGGGGGGGDGDGGTDDNDGTCNCNPGEAPSICAQDGSDGVLIAHENCNQFYKCFNGKPVAMNCPGNLLYNPHRRICDWPENVDCGDRVIPECDDNDNGGGGGGGGGGGDGDGGSDDNDGTCNCNPGEAPSICAQDGSDGVLIAHENCNQFYKCSNGKPVTMNCSGNLLYNPHKRICDWPENVDCGDRVIPECDDNDNGDGDSDDNDGTCNCNPGEAPSICAQDGSDGVLIAHENCNQFYLCSNGKPVALSCPDNLLYNPYKRICDWPENVTCGDRVMPESNKNDSCNCNPRAAQKICDTANSDGALIAHENCHQFYKCSFGSPIAFSCPAGLYYNPHKEICDWPVNVECGDRIESLSVSLNKHLDAGRLRPIRI
- the LOC125067862 gene encoding uncharacterized protein LOC125067862 isoform X2; this encodes MKVAALLLVCAISLAQGKDIELNENGCPIDHNIEKLYPHENCNKFYQCTHGDLVEKKCASNLFFDVEKQECDWSETVDCGDRVIPDEKEDEDCDETEGENNDNNGTCNCNPAEAPNICSREGSDGVLIAHENCNQFYKCFNGKPVTISCPGNLLYNPHKRICDWPENVDCGDRVIPECDDNDNGGGGGGGGDGDGGSDDNDGTCNCNPGEAPSICAQDGSDGVLIAHENCNQFYKCFNGKPVAMNCPGNLLYNPHKGICDWPENVDCGDRVIPECDDNDGTCNCNPGEAPSICAQDGSDGVLIAHENCNQFYKCFNGKPVAMNCPGNLLYNPHKGICDWPENVDCGDRVIPECDDNDNGGGGGGGGGGGGGGDGGDGDGGSDDNDGTCNCNPGEAPSICAQDGSDGVLIAHENCNQFYKCFNGKPVAMNCPGNLLYNPHKRICDWPENVDCGDRVIPECDDNDNGGGGGGGGGGGGGGGGGDGDGGSDDNDGTCNCNPGEAPSICAQDGSDGVLIAHENCNQFYKCSNGKPVTMNCPGNLLYNPHKRICDWPENVDCGDRVIPECDDNDNGGGGGDGDGGSDDNDGTCNCNPGEAPSICAQDGSDGVLIAHENCNQFYKCFNGKPVAMNCPGNLLYNPHKRICDWPENVDCGDRVIPECDDNDNGGGGGGGGDGDGGSDDNDGTCNCNPGEAPSICAQDGSDGVLIAHENCNQFYKCSNGKPVTMNCPGNLLYNPHKRICDWPENVDCGDRVIPECDDNDNGGGGGDGDGGTDDNDGTCNCNPGEAPSICAQDGSDGVLIAHENCNQFYKCSNGKPVTMNCPGNLLYNPHKRICDWPENVDCGDRVIPECDDNDNGGGGGDGDGGTDDNDGTCNCNPGEAPSICAQDGSDGVLIAHENCNQFYKCSNGKPVTMNCPGNLLYNPHKRICDWPENVDCGDRVIPECDDNGNGGGGGGGGDGDGGSDDNDGTCNCNPGEAPSICAQDGSDGVLIAHENCNQFYKCSNGKPVTMNCPGNLLYNPHKRICDWPENVDCGDRVIPECDDNDNGGGGGGGGGGGGGGGGGGGGGGGGGGGGGDGDGGSDDNDGTCNCNPGEAPSICAQDGSDGVLIAHENCNLLYNPHKRICDWPENVDCGDRVIPECDDNDGTCNCNPGEAPSICAQDGSDGVLIAHENCNQFYICSSGQPVTMNCPGNLLYNPHKRICDWPENVDCGDRVIPECDDNDNGGGGGGGGGGGGGGGGGGGGGGGGGGGGGGGGDGDGGSDDNNGTCNCNPGEAPSICAQDGSDGVLIAHENCNQFYKCFNGKPVAMNCPSNLLYNPLKRICDWPENVDCGDRVIPECDDNDNGGGGGGGGGGGGGGGGGGGGGGGGGGDGEGGSDDNNGTCNCNPGEAPSICAQDGSDGVLIAHENCNQFYKCFNGKPVAMNCPGNLLYNPHKRICDWPENVDCGDRVIPECDDNDNGGGGGGGGGGGGGGGGGGGGGGGGGGGGGGGGDGDGGSDDNDGTCNCNPGEAPSICAQDGSDGVLIAHENCNQFYKCFNGKPVAMNCPGNLLYNPHKRICDWPENVDCGDRVIPECDDNDNGGGGGGGGGGGGGGGGGGGGGGGGGGGGGGGGDGDGGSDDNDGTCNCNPGEAPSICAQDGSDGVLIAHENCNQFYKCSNGKPVTMNCPGNLLYNPHKRICDWPENVDCGDRVIPECDDNDNGGGGGGGGGGGGGGGGGDGDGGSDDNDGTCNCNPGEAPSICAQDGSDGVLIAHENCNQFYKCSNGKPVTMNCPGNLLYNPHKRICDWPENVDCGDRVIPECDDNDNGGGGGGGGDGDGGTDDNDGTCNCNPGEAPSICAQDGSDGVLIAHENCNQFYKCFNGKPVAMNCPGNLLYNPHRRICDWPENVDCGDRVIPECDDNDNGGGGGDGDGGSDDNDGTCNCNPGEAPSICAQDGSDGVLIAHENCNQFYKCSNGKPVTMNCSGNLLYNPHKRICDWPENVDCGDRVIPECDDNDNGDGDSDDNDGTCNCNPGEAPSICAQDGSDGVLIAHENCNQFYLCSNGKPVALSCPDNLLYNPYKRICDWPENVTCGDRVMPESNKNDSCNCNPRAAQKICDTANSDGALIAHENCHQFYKCSFGSPIAFSCPAGLYYNPHKEICDWPVNVECGDRIESLSVSLNKHLDAGRLRPIRI
- the LOC125067862 gene encoding uncharacterized protein LOC125067862 isoform X4, whose product is MKVAALLLVCAISLAQGKDIELNENGCPIDHNIEKLYPHENCNKFYQCTHGDLVEKKCASNLFFDVEKQECDWSETVDCGDRVIPDEKEDEDCDETEGENNDNNGTCNCNPAEAPNICSREGSDGVLIAHENCNQFYKCFNGKPVTISCPGNLLYNPHKRICDWPENVDCGDRVIPECDDNDNGGGGGGGGDGDGGSDDNDGTCNCNPGEAPSICAQDGSDGVLIAHENCNQFYKCFNGKPVAMNCPGNLLYNPHKGICDWPENVDCGDRVIPECDDNDGTCNCNPGEAPSICAQDGSDGVLIAHENCNQFYKCFNGKPVAMNCPGNLLYNPHKGICDWPENVDCGDRVIPECDDNDNGGGGGGGGGGGGGGDGGDGDGGSDDNDGTCNCNPGEAPSICAQDGSDGVLIAHENCNQFYKCFNGKPVAMNCPGNLLYNPHKRICDWPENVDCGDRVIPECDDNDNGGGGGGGGGGGGGGGGGDGDGGSDDNDGTCNCNPGEAPSICAQDGSDGVLIAHENCNQFYKCSNGKPVTMNCPGNLLYNPHKRICDWPENVDCGDRVIPECDDNDNGGGGGDGDGGSDDNDGTCNCNPGEAPSICAQDGSDGVLIAHENCNQFYKCFNGKPVAMNCPGNLLYNPHKRICDWPENVDCGDRVIPECDDNDNGGGGGGGGDGDGGSDDNDGTCNCNPGEAPSICAQDGSDGVLIAHENCNQFYKCSNGKPVTMNCPGNLLYNPHKRICDWPENVDCGDRVIPECDDNDNGGGGGDGDGGTDDNDGTCNCNPGEAPSICAQDGSDGVLIAHENCNQFYKCSNGKPVTMNCPGNLLYNPHKRICDWPENVDCGDRVIPECDDNDNGGGGGDGDGGTDDNDGTCNCNPGEAPSICAQDGSDGVLIAHENCNQFYKCSNGKPVTMNCPGNLLYNPHKRICDWPENVDCGDRVIPECDDNGNGGGGGGGGDGDGGSDDNDGTCNCNPGEAPSICAQDGSDGVLIAHENCNQFYKCSNGKPVTMNCPGNLLYNPHKRICDWPENVDCGDRVIPECDDNDNGGGGGGGGGGGGGGGGGGGGGGGGGGGGGDGDGGSDDNDGTCNCNPGEAPSICAQDGSDGVLIAHENCNLLYNPHKRICDWPENVDCGDRVIPECDDNDGTCNCNPGEAPSICAQDGSDGVLIAHENCNQFYICSSGQPVTMNCPGNLLYNPHKRICDWPENVDCGDRVIPECDDNDNGGGGGGGGGGGGGGGGGGGGGGGGGGGGGGGGDGDGGSDDNNGTCNCNPGEAPSICAQDGSDGVLIAHENCNQFYKCFNGKPVAMNCPSNLLYNPLKRICDWPENVDCGDRVIPECDDNDNGGGGGGGGGGGGGGGGGGGGGGGGGGDGEGGSDDNNGTCNCNPGEAPSICAQDGSDGVLIAHENCNQFYKCFNGKPVAMNCPGNLLYNPHKRICDWPENVDCGDRVIPECDDNDNGGGGGGGGGGGGGGGGGGGGGGGGGGGGGGGGDGDGGSDDNDGTCNCNPGEAPSICAQDGSDGVLIAHENCNQFYKCFNGKPVAMNCPGNLLYNPHKRICDWPENVDCGDRVIPECDDNDNGGGGGGGGGGGGGGGGGGGDGDGGSDDNDGTCNCNPGEAPSICAQDGSDGVLIAHENCNQFYKCSNGKPVTMNCPGNLLYNPHKRICDWPENVDCGDRVIPECDDNDNGGGGGGGGGGGGGGGGGDGDGGSDDNDGTCNCNPGEAPSICAQDGSDGVLIAHENCNQFYKCSNGKPVTMNCPGNLLYNPHKRICDWPENVDCGDRVIPECDDNDNGGGGGGGGDGDGGTDDNDGTCNCNPGEAPSICAQDGSDGVLIAHENCNQFYKCFNGKPVAMNCPGNLLYNPHRRICDWPENVDCGDRVIPECDDNDNGGGGGGGGGGGDGDGGSDDNDGTCNCNPGEAPSICAQDGSDGVLIAHENCNQFYKCSNGKPVTMNCSGNLLYNPHKRICDWPENVDCGDRVIPECDDNDNGDGDSDDNDGTCNCNPGEAPSICAQDGSDGVLIAHENCNQFYLCSNGKPVALSCPDNLLYNPYKRICDWPENVTCGDRVMPESNKNDSCNCNPRAAQKICDTANSDGALIAHENCHQFYKCSFGSPIAFSCPAGLYYNPHKEICDWPVNVECGDRIESLSVSLNKHLDAGRLRPIRI